From Halomicrobium salinisoli, the proteins below share one genomic window:
- a CDS encoding DUF7090 family protein translates to MDYELAIDNTPDTIPGGTGILLLHPSTGETDRLDTDFLSTDTDHLLVVSTRTTAREVEQKLEYYEVDEDRATILDTLSIERGYTRRAGENIRYVASPNNWQGIADEAEQFLESHDGKLRITFDSLTELIYYADEDQALRAVDRFLELLGEHDAVGMFHLARGVHDEETLERFRERFDGVIELGEDGEVTSEF, encoded by the coding sequence ATGGACTACGAGCTCGCCATCGACAACACGCCCGACACGATCCCCGGTGGGACGGGTATCCTCCTCCTCCATCCCAGCACGGGCGAGACCGACCGCCTGGACACGGACTTCCTGAGCACGGACACGGACCACCTGCTGGTCGTCTCGACGCGGACCACCGCCCGCGAGGTCGAGCAGAAACTGGAGTACTACGAGGTCGACGAGGACCGCGCGACCATCCTCGACACGCTCTCCATCGAGCGGGGGTACACCCGCCGGGCCGGCGAGAACATCCGCTACGTCGCCTCGCCGAACAACTGGCAGGGCATCGCCGACGAGGCCGAGCAGTTCCTCGAGAGCCACGACGGCAAGCTCCGGATCACCTTCGACTCGCTGACCGAGCTCATCTACTACGCCGACGAGGACCAGGCCCTCCGGGCCGTCGATCGGTTCCTCGAACTGCTCGGCGAGCACGACGCCGTCGGCATGTTCCACCTGGCGCGGGGCGTCCACGACGAGGAGACGCTGGAGCGGTTCCGCGAGCGCTTCGACGGCGTGATCGAGCTCGGCGAGGACGGCGAGGTCACCAGCGAGTTCTGA
- a CDS encoding DUF7563 family protein has translation MPECQNCGAFVTADYARVFTPNGVDAPRVCPQCEDKIRDGAGVREARSTRRG, from the coding sequence ATGCCGGAATGCCAGAACTGCGGTGCCTTCGTAACGGCGGACTACGCACGGGTCTTCACACCTAACGGCGTCGACGCACCGCGGGTCTGCCCGCAGTGCGAGGACAAGATCCGCGACGGGGCCGGCGTGCGCGAGGCCAGGTCCACCCGCCGCGGATAG
- a CDS encoding class I SAM-dependent methyltransferase: protein MSVSDAFDEWARQGRDEGMEERHWHTAKHVLARMPVESGDVVLDLGCGSGYAGRALRETNGAARSYGIDASREMAHNARSYTDDGDVAFVVGDFGHLPFDDDSIDHCFSMEAFYYAEDPHEVLAELRRVLRPGGTFYCAVNRWEENVHSHEWEELVGVPMLLWSEREYRAAFREAGFRVASQDRIPDTETEIPAAEAFPTEDWETREAMVERYREYGTLLTVGVATE from the coding sequence ATGAGCGTCAGCGACGCCTTCGACGAGTGGGCCCGGCAGGGCCGCGACGAGGGGATGGAGGAGCGCCACTGGCACACGGCGAAGCACGTCCTCGCGCGGATGCCCGTCGAGTCCGGCGACGTCGTCCTCGACCTGGGCTGTGGCAGCGGCTACGCCGGCCGCGCACTGCGCGAGACCAACGGTGCGGCCCGGTCGTACGGCATCGACGCCAGCCGGGAGATGGCCCACAACGCCCGCTCGTACACGGACGACGGGGACGTCGCGTTCGTCGTCGGCGACTTCGGGCACCTGCCGTTCGACGACGACTCGATCGACCACTGCTTCTCGATGGAGGCGTTCTACTACGCGGAGGACCCCCACGAGGTCCTCGCGGAGCTGCGGCGGGTCCTCCGGCCCGGCGGCACCTTCTACTGCGCGGTCAACCGCTGGGAGGAGAACGTCCACTCCCACGAGTGGGAGGAACTGGTCGGCGTGCCGATGCTGCTGTGGAGCGAGCGGGAGTACCGCGCGGCGTTCCGCGAGGCCGGCTTCCGGGTGGCCTCGCAGGACCGCATCCCCGACACGGAGACGGAGATTCCGGCCGCGGAGGCGTTCCCCACCGAGGACTGGGAGACGCGCGAGGCGATGGTCGAGCGCTACCGCGAGTACGGGACGCTGCTGACGGTCGGCGTCGCGACGGAGTAG
- the glmM gene encoding phosphoglucosamine mutase: MFGTSGIRGPVGDEVTAALALDVGRALGVDADRVVVGRDPRDSGAALVDALAAGLRESGADVIDLGLAATPTVARSVGWREADAGVSVTASHNPATDNGIKLWQPSGQAYDADLRAAIEERIRESEADLAAWDGFGERLSRDATDRHAEALAASVDVDDPPSVVVDLGNGAGGVTVDALGRLGCDVETLNAQPDGSFPGRPSEPTAENCTSLSALVAESDADLGIAHDGDADRLRAATADGTFVSGDELLAVFGREAAEAGDSVAVPVDTSLAVEDFLAEADVDVTYTPVGDVYVAAAASEDGVAFGGEPSGAWIWPDATLCPDGPLAACRLVELHAERPLAERVAEVPDYPIRRDSVAVEDKGAVMDRVASLVADEFDDVRTLDGVRVDLGDAWFLVRASGTQPLVRITAEARESDRADDAFETAAGLVADARE, translated from the coding sequence ATGTTCGGTACGAGCGGCATCAGGGGCCCCGTCGGCGACGAGGTGACGGCGGCGCTCGCGCTGGACGTGGGCCGGGCGCTGGGCGTCGACGCCGACCGCGTCGTCGTCGGCCGGGATCCGCGTGACTCGGGGGCGGCGCTGGTCGACGCGCTCGCGGCCGGCCTGCGGGAGTCCGGCGCGGACGTGATCGACCTGGGACTGGCGGCGACGCCGACGGTCGCCCGGTCCGTCGGCTGGCGCGAGGCCGACGCCGGCGTCTCGGTCACCGCCTCCCACAACCCCGCCACGGACAACGGGATCAAGCTCTGGCAGCCCTCCGGGCAGGCCTACGACGCCGACCTGCGCGCGGCAATCGAGGAGCGGATCCGGGAGAGCGAGGCGGACCTCGCGGCCTGGGACGGCTTCGGCGAGCGCCTGTCCCGGGACGCGACCGACCGCCACGCCGAGGCGCTCGCGGCCAGCGTCGACGTGGACGACCCGCCGAGCGTCGTCGTCGACCTCGGCAACGGCGCCGGCGGCGTCACCGTCGACGCGCTCGGCCGCCTCGGCTGCGACGTTGAGACGCTCAACGCCCAGCCCGACGGCTCGTTCCCGGGGCGGCCCAGCGAGCCCACGGCGGAGAACTGCACGTCGCTGTCGGCGCTGGTCGCCGAGTCCGACGCGGACCTCGGCATCGCTCACGACGGCGACGCGGACCGCCTGCGGGCCGCCACCGCCGACGGCACCTTCGTCTCCGGCGACGAGCTGCTGGCGGTGTTCGGTCGCGAGGCTGCGGAGGCGGGCGACAGCGTGGCCGTCCCCGTCGACACCAGCCTCGCCGTCGAGGACTTCCTGGCCGAGGCGGACGTCGACGTGACCTACACGCCCGTCGGCGACGTGTACGTCGCCGCGGCAGCCAGCGAGGACGGCGTCGCCTTCGGCGGCGAGCCCAGCGGCGCCTGGATCTGGCCCGACGCGACGCTGTGTCCGGACGGCCCGCTGGCGGCCTGCCGACTGGTCGAACTCCACGCCGAGCGACCGCTCGCCGAGCGGGTCGCCGAGGTCCCCGACTACCCGATCCGTCGGGACAGCGTCGCGGTCGAGGACAAGGGCGCGGTCATGGACCGCGTCGCGTCGCTGGTCGCCGACGAGTTCGACGACGTCCGGACGCTGGACGGCGTCCGCGTGGACCTGGGCGACGCCTGGTTCCTCGTGCGCGCCAGCGGCACCCAGCCACTGGTCCGGATCACCGCGGAGGCGCGCGAGTCGGACCGGGCCGACGACGCCTTCGAGACGGCCGCGGGGCTGGTCGCCGACGCTCGCGAGTGA